The Montipora foliosa isolate CH-2021 chromosome 14, ASM3666993v2, whole genome shotgun sequence genome window below encodes:
- the LOC137985545 gene encoding beta-1,4-N-acetylgalactosaminyltransferase 3-like → MAASSLDASDRFGTNADAFRLFGFVTPKESGFYSFMVIYCEAEIWIGQNEAWSNATMVFKNERLSTEKTNSTVCIEINLKAITKYYFEVVGSCHDKQNELKLYWKTPKDAAFRTIDRRILSYYYNDSGLEHSKIYDETLPGSPACASKRHQKPYFHDQSEITYLAHDEVKDILPYYNYKPSYTMEKKIGRYEAVTYHVVHTYLFPFPEHPKLQDEKHWIFSLEKEEALEITDLFMEYLEKAKPRKFNLEEILSVERKIDKKYGKRYLLDVKLRDLTANKSVVLSEYVFMSTNSNQLYYPANFQWEARTPIYLVVTAKNLGRWLHHFIMNVETILEETQDPNLQVIICDYNSNDINLEEVLRRSSLRNYTVLKKSGDYSRTTAFSEAINLVRDPHSIVFLMDLHLDIASSLINSIRKHCIEGRMFYTPIIVELDCGASPANLAGIWQVYGYGLIGMYKSDWDRAGGFPTNKKEWGGEDWELVDALFGKGLEFERMRTRHVYHYHHTKKGMW, encoded by the exons ATGGCGGCTTCCTCTCTAGATGCCAGTGACAGATTCGGTACGAACGCCGATGCCTTTCGCTTATTTGGATTTGTTACGCCAAAGGAATCTGGATTTTATTCTTTTATGGTTATCTATTGCGAAGCTGAGATCTGGATTGGCCAAAATGAAGCATGGTCGAATGCCACGATGGTATTTAAAAACGAAAGGTTATCGACGGAGAAGACAAATTCCACAGTTTGTATTGAAATTAACTTAAAAGCgataacaaaatattactttgAAGTGGTAGGGAGCTGTCACGATAAACAAAACGAGCTTAAGCTCTACTGGAAAACGCCTAAAGACGCTGCTTTCAGGACAATTGACCGAAGAATTCTGTCTTATTACTACAACGACAGTGGCTTAGAACATTCAAAGATTTACGATGAAACTTTACCGGGTTCACCCGCCTGCGCTTCAAAAAGGCATCAAAAACCTTATTTTCACGACCAGAGTGAGATAACCTACTTAGCTCACGACGAAGTAAAAGATATATTGCCGTATTATAACTACAAACCTAGTTAtacaatggaaaaaaaaatagggaGATATGAAGCGGTTACTTACCACGTAGTTCACACATATCTTTTTCCGTTCCCCGAGCATCCAAAGCTTCAAGACGAGAAACACTGGATTTTTTCCCTAGAGAAAGAAGAAGCGCTTGAAATTACTGATCTTTTTATGGAATATCTTGAGAAGGCGAAACCAAG GAAATTTAACCTGGAAGAAATTCTAAGTGTTGAACGCAAGATAGACAAGAAATACGGAAAACGGTACCTCCTAGATGTGAAGTTGCGCGACCTCACAGCTAACAAGTCAGTTGTCTTATCTGAATATGTTTTCATGTCAACGAACTCAAATCAACTCTATTACCCGGCGAATTTTCAGTGGGAAGCAAGAACGCCCATTTACCTCGTAGTTACGGCGAAAAATTTAGGTCGCTGGCTTCACCATTTTATAATGAATGTGGAAACAATCTTGGAAGAGACTCAAGACCCTAATCTTCAAGTTATAATATGTGATTATAATAGCAATGACATCAACTTGGAAGAGGTTTTAAGACGAAGTTCGTTGAGAAATTACACGGTGCTAAAGAAAAGCGGTGATTACTCAAGGACAACGGCCTTTTCAGAAGCGATTAACTTGGTGAGAGACCCACACAGCATCGTATTCCTGATGGATCTTCATTTGGATATCGCAAGTTCACTGATTAATAGCATCAGAAAG CACTGTATTGAGGGACGCATGTTCTACACTCCAATCATCGTCGAGTTAGATTGTGGCGCCAGCCCGGCCAATTTGGCGGGAATATGGCAGGTATATGGCTATGGCTTAATTGGGATGTACAAATCTGATTGGGACAGAGCAGGGGGCTTCCCCACCAATAAAAAAGAATGGGGAGGAGAAGACTGGGAACTAGTGGATGCGTTGTTTGGAAAGGGACTGGAATTCGAACGCATGCGCACAAGACATGTGTATCACTATCATCACACAAAGAAGGGAATGTGGTGA